One window of the Burkholderia ubonensis subsp. mesacidophila genome contains the following:
- a CDS encoding ABC transporter permease has product MNTMTIASSPSTQSTATLKRELKAAEARKRTMALLLVAPLAIFLLLIFVVPIGALLTRAVQNPEIAAALPKTVAALSGWDRKTPPADAAYAALAADMTRVADSEAMGALARRLNTEIPGYRSLVAKTARAMPLKGDNGEALAPAQQRAKLVELDARWGDPAYWQAIAKNGSAYSPFYLLASLDHKQDGFGHVVPADPDQSIYLAIFGRTLVIGFAVTLFALLLGYPLAYWISTLSERRANLVMILVLIPFWTSVLVRVAAWIVLLQSEGLVNKALIGSGLISHPLALLFNRVGVYISMTHILLPFMILPLFSVMKSIPPTYQRAAVSLGSHPFAAFWRVYVPQTYPGVGAGALLVFILAIGYYITPALLGGPNDQMVSYYVAYFTNVTINWGMACALGGLLLAATLVLYAVYGRFTRSNVSLG; this is encoded by the coding sequence TTGAATACGATGACGATCGCTTCTTCTCCGTCGACGCAGTCGACCGCCACGCTCAAACGCGAGCTGAAGGCCGCCGAGGCCAGGAAGCGCACGATGGCGCTGCTGCTGGTCGCGCCGCTCGCGATCTTCCTGCTGCTGATCTTCGTCGTGCCGATCGGCGCGCTGCTGACGCGCGCGGTGCAGAATCCGGAGATCGCGGCCGCGCTGCCGAAGACGGTCGCCGCGCTGTCCGGCTGGGACCGCAAGACGCCGCCCGCCGACGCCGCGTACGCGGCGCTCGCCGCCGACATGACGCGGGTGGCCGACAGCGAGGCGATGGGCGCGCTCGCGCGGCGCCTGAACACCGAGATTCCCGGCTACCGGTCGCTCGTCGCGAAGACCGCGCGCGCGATGCCGCTCAAGGGCGATAACGGCGAAGCGCTCGCGCCCGCGCAGCAGCGCGCGAAGCTCGTCGAGCTCGATGCGCGCTGGGGCGACCCCGCGTACTGGCAGGCGATCGCGAAGAACGGCAGCGCGTATTCGCCGTTCTACCTGCTCGCGTCGCTCGATCACAAGCAGGACGGCTTCGGCCACGTCGTGCCCGCCGATCCGGACCAGTCGATCTACCTGGCGATCTTCGGACGCACGCTCGTGATCGGCTTCGCGGTCACGCTGTTCGCGCTGCTGCTCGGCTATCCGCTCGCGTACTGGATCTCGACGCTGTCGGAGCGGCGCGCGAATCTCGTGATGATCCTCGTGCTGATCCCGTTCTGGACCTCGGTGCTGGTGCGCGTCGCCGCATGGATCGTGCTGCTGCAGAGCGAAGGGCTCGTCAACAAGGCGCTGATCGGCAGCGGGCTGATCTCGCATCCGCTCGCGCTGCTGTTCAACCGGGTCGGCGTGTACATCTCGATGACGCACATCCTGCTGCCGTTCATGATCCTGCCGCTCTTCAGCGTGATGAAGTCGATCCCGCCGACCTACCAGCGCGCGGCCGTGTCGCTCGGCAGCCATCCGTTCGCGGCGTTCTGGCGGGTGTACGTGCCGCAGACCTATCCGGGCGTCGGCGCGGGCGCGCTGCTGGTGTTCATCCTCGCGATCGGCTACTACATCACGCCGGCGCTGCTCGGCGGACCGAACGACCAGATGGTCAGCTACTACGTCGCGTACTTCACGAACGTGACGATCAACTGGGGCATGGCGTGCGCGCTCGGCGGGCTGCTGCTCGCGGCGACGCTCGTGCTGTATGCGGTCTACGGCCGCTTCACCCGCTCGAACGTGAGCCTCGGCTGA
- a CDS encoding ABC transporter substrate-binding protein has protein sequence MNRASFTARRTAFALALAVFGASASAAEITVVNFGGANGDAQKVAFNQPFEKSTGNKVTAVEYNGEQAKVKAMVEAKHVNWDVVEVESGDLNRGCDEGLYEKLDWSKIAKKSDLIPESPQTCGVGFFVWSTTLAYNADKLKAAPTGWADFWDVKKFPGKRGMRKGARYNLEFALMADGVAPKDVYKVLGTKAGQDRAFKKLDELKPNIQWWEAGAQPPQFLVAGDVVMSTAYNGRISAAQKEGKNLKVVWNGSIYDLDYWAIPKGTPNKALAEKFIAYSLTSKPQQDYAQHISYGPANLAAIKSLDAKTLANLPNSPANGKNAVLQDIGFWTDHSDELEQRFAAWASK, from the coding sequence ATGAATCGAGCAAGCTTTACCGCGCGCCGCACCGCCTTCGCGCTGGCGCTGGCCGTGTTCGGCGCATCCGCGTCGGCGGCGGAGATCACGGTCGTCAACTTCGGCGGCGCGAACGGCGATGCGCAGAAGGTCGCGTTCAACCAGCCGTTCGAGAAGTCGACGGGCAACAAGGTCACGGCCGTCGAATACAACGGCGAGCAGGCCAAGGTGAAGGCGATGGTCGAGGCGAAGCACGTCAACTGGGACGTGGTCGAGGTCGAATCGGGCGACCTGAACCGCGGCTGCGACGAAGGGCTGTACGAGAAGCTCGACTGGTCGAAGATCGCGAAGAAATCCGACCTGATTCCGGAATCGCCGCAGACCTGCGGCGTCGGCTTCTTCGTGTGGTCGACCACGCTCGCGTACAACGCGGACAAGCTGAAGGCCGCGCCGACGGGCTGGGCCGATTTCTGGGACGTGAAGAAATTCCCGGGCAAGCGCGGGATGCGCAAGGGTGCGCGCTACAACCTCGAGTTCGCGCTGATGGCCGACGGCGTCGCGCCGAAGGACGTCTACAAGGTGCTCGGCACGAAGGCCGGCCAGGATCGCGCGTTCAAGAAGCTCGACGAGCTGAAGCCGAACATCCAGTGGTGGGAGGCGGGCGCGCAGCCGCCGCAGTTCCTGGTCGCCGGCGACGTCGTGATGTCGACCGCGTACAACGGCCGCATCAGCGCAGCGCAGAAGGAAGGCAAGAACCTGAAGGTGGTGTGGAACGGCAGCATCTACGACCTGGACTACTGGGCGATTCCGAAGGGCACGCCGAACAAGGCGCTCGCCGAGAAGTTCATCGCGTACTCGCTGACGTCGAAGCCGCAGCAGGACTACGCGCAGCACATCTCGTACGGCCCGGCGAACCTCGCCGCGATCAAGTCGCTCGACGCGAAGACGCTCGCGAACCTGCCGAACTCGCCGGCCAACGGCAAGAACGCAGTGCTGCAGGACATCGGCTTCTGGACCGATCACAGCGACGAGCTCGAGCAGCGTTTCGCCGCGTGGGCGTCGAAGTAA
- a CDS encoding ABC transporter ATP-binding protein: MKTDEVIVSFRGVRKTYDGETLVVKSLDLDIRRGEFLTLLGPSGSGKTTCLMMLAGFEFPTGGEIRLDGELLNHVPPHKRNIGMVFQNYALFPHLTVEQNVAYPLTVRKLVAGERAERVAHALKMVQMERFAKRYPSQLSGGQQQRIALARALVFEPKLVLMDEPLGALDKQLREHMQYELKALHEKLGVTFVYVTHDQGEALTMSDRVAVFDKGIVQQLDTVDRLYESPCNEFVANFIGDSNRLRGTVARVDGEFCEFRLDDGTKLVGRNIGNATAGAAAVACIRPERMSLALQHGNGHANGAAANLLAGEARSLIYFGDHVRMRCAVPGQDECFVKVPLGTGALDAFSPGAPVGLAFAPEHLRVFA; encoded by the coding sequence ATGAAGACCGATGAAGTGATCGTCAGCTTTCGCGGCGTGCGGAAGACCTACGACGGCGAGACGCTCGTCGTCAAATCGCTCGACCTGGACATCCGTCGCGGGGAATTCCTGACGCTGCTCGGGCCGTCCGGCTCCGGCAAGACGACCTGCCTGATGATGCTGGCCGGCTTCGAGTTTCCGACGGGCGGCGAGATTCGCCTCGACGGCGAGCTGCTGAACCACGTGCCGCCGCACAAGCGCAACATCGGCATGGTGTTCCAGAACTATGCGCTGTTTCCGCACCTGACCGTCGAGCAGAACGTCGCGTATCCGCTGACGGTGCGCAAGCTGGTGGCCGGCGAGCGCGCCGAGCGCGTCGCGCATGCGCTGAAGATGGTGCAGATGGAACGTTTCGCGAAGCGCTACCCGTCGCAACTGTCGGGCGGCCAGCAGCAGCGCATCGCGCTGGCCCGCGCGCTGGTGTTCGAGCCGAAGCTCGTGCTGATGGACGAGCCGCTCGGCGCGCTCGACAAGCAGCTGCGCGAACACATGCAGTACGAACTGAAGGCGCTGCACGAGAAGCTCGGCGTGACCTTCGTCTACGTGACGCACGACCAGGGCGAGGCGCTGACGATGTCGGACCGCGTCGCCGTGTTCGACAAGGGCATCGTGCAGCAGCTCGACACCGTCGACCGCCTGTACGAATCGCCGTGCAACGAATTCGTCGCGAACTTCATCGGCGACAGCAACCGGCTGCGCGGTACGGTCGCACGCGTCGACGGCGAGTTCTGCGAGTTCCGGCTCGACGACGGCACGAAGCTCGTCGGCCGCAACATCGGCAACGCCACGGCCGGTGCGGCCGCGGTCGCATGCATCCGTCCCGAGCGCATGAGCCTCGCGCTGCAGCACGGCAACGGCCACGCGAACGGTGCTGCCGCCAACCTGCTGGCTGGCGAGGCCCGCAGCCTCATCTATTTCGGCGATCACGTGCGCATGCGCTGCGCGGTGCCGGGGCAGGACGAATGCTTCGTCAAGGTTCCGCTCGGCACCGGCGCGCTCGACGCGTTCTCGCCCGGTGCGCCGGTCGGCCTCGCGTTCGCGCCGGAGCATCTGCGCGTGTTCGCCTGA
- a CDS encoding ABC transporter permease — protein MKLLARPLFAPHMSFVERAWYVALRVLVVLTLLYLILPVLAIVPLSFSSSTFLVYPIPGFSTRWYENLIASDEWRMAAKNSFIVAPSATVVATVLGTLAAIGLTKADFRGKGLLMAVLLSPMIVPVVVVGVGMYLFFAPLGLANTYTGLICAHAALGVPFVVTTVAATLQGFNHNLVRASLSLGANPVTTFFRVTLPVIAPGVMSGALFAFATSFDEVVVTLFLAGADQTTLPRQMFTGIRENISPTIAALATILILFSTSLLLALEWLRGRNARRAVT, from the coding sequence ATGAAACTGCTCGCCAGGCCGCTGTTCGCGCCGCACATGTCGTTCGTCGAGCGCGCGTGGTACGTCGCGTTGCGCGTGCTCGTCGTGCTGACGCTGCTGTACCTGATCCTGCCGGTGCTCGCGATCGTGCCGCTGTCGTTCTCGTCGAGCACGTTCCTCGTCTATCCGATCCCGGGCTTCTCGACGCGCTGGTACGAGAACCTGATCGCGTCCGACGAGTGGCGCATGGCCGCGAAGAACAGCTTCATCGTCGCGCCGTCGGCCACCGTCGTCGCGACCGTGCTCGGCACGCTCGCCGCGATCGGGCTCACGAAGGCCGACTTCCGCGGCAAGGGGCTGCTGATGGCGGTGCTGCTGTCGCCGATGATCGTGCCGGTCGTCGTGGTCGGGGTCGGCATGTACCTGTTCTTCGCGCCGCTCGGCCTCGCCAACACCTACACGGGCCTGATCTGCGCGCACGCGGCGCTCGGCGTGCCGTTCGTCGTCACGACGGTGGCCGCGACGCTGCAGGGCTTCAACCACAACCTCGTGCGCGCGAGCCTGTCGCTCGGCGCGAATCCGGTCACGACGTTCTTTCGCGTCACGCTGCCGGTGATCGCGCCGGGCGTGATGTCGGGCGCGCTGTTCGCGTTCGCGACGTCGTTCGACGAAGTGGTCGTCACGCTGTTCCTCGCCGGCGCCGACCAGACCACGCTGCCGCGCCAGATGTTCACCGGCATCCGCGAGAACATCAGCCCGACGATCGCCGCACTCGCGACGATTCTGATCCTCTTCTCGACGAGTCTGCTGCTCGCGCTCGAGTGGCTGCGCGGACGCAATGCGCGGCGGGCGGTGACGTGA